The Zingiber officinale cultivar Zhangliang chromosome 2A, Zo_v1.1, whole genome shotgun sequence genomic sequence TAGTGATGCAGTCTTGATGCATTAATTGGTCCCGTCTCATATGAAAATGGATATATGGAGCTTCAACAAGAAAGCTCCAGTGTCAGGGCATTGTTTGCAACAAACCTCAGGAATCCGTCATCTTCTTCTTCAGCATTTGTCTCTGCTAATcagtctcctttcttctcccctcGGTCACCAGCAACACATGCATCTGGACCTATAAAAAATGACAATGCAGTCAGCCCAAATGATGTTGTTGCAAGTGTTGATCAATTTGGATCCCTAACTGGACTATTACAACCAATTTCTAATATTCATTTTCTTGCTTCCAATCATTCTCCTTCTCTAGATTGTTGTTCTTCCAGTAATTTTGAAACCCCAGCAACCTTTTACAACAGCAACCTAAGTCTAGTATCTTCCTTTAATGGCTTTTGCAATGCCAGTTCATCTAATAATAGCCAGGGAATTGAAAATTGTCACTTGGGCCATAGAGCAAAGCATAAGAGGCTAGGAAAAAACCAAGGGAAGTTTTCTGGTTCTCGGCCTTCACCTTCTGTTTCTTCAACTAATAAGTATAGGAATTGTGATGTGTACATTGGATTTCATGGAAGGAAGCCTTCTTTATTGAGGTATGTTCATTGGCTTCGAGCAGAGCTTGAAATTCAGGGGATCAGTTGCTTCACATCTGACAGAGCCCGATGTAGGAATACTCGTAGCCATGATGCAGTTGAGAAAATGATGAATGCTTCTACCTATGGAGTCATGATACTCACAAAGAAGTCATTTGGCAACCCTTATAGCATAGAGGAGCTTAGGTATTTCCTGagcaagaaaaatctaattcCAATTTACTTTGATTTGAGTGCTGCTGATTGTCTTGCTAGAGATATAATCGAAAAGAGAGGTGATTTGTGGGAGAAATATGGCGGTGAGTTGTGGATGCTCTATGGTGGCTTGGAGAGAGAATGGACAGAAGCTATTGATGGACTTTCGAGAGTGTTAGATTGGCAGTTGGAAGCATTTGATGGTAACTGGAGATATTGCATAATGCAAACAGTGGTTTTTCTAGCTACAAGATTAGGTAGGAGAAGTGTGGTTGATCGAATTAACAGATGGAGGGAAAGAGTGGAAAAGGAAGAATTCCTGTTTCCCCGAAATGAAGACTTTGTTGGGAGGCAAAAGGAGCTCTCAGAGTTGGAGCTTATTTTGTTTGGTGATGTTACTGGAGATGGGGAAAGAGAGTACTTTGAACTCAAGACTCGACATAAGAGAAGATCGCTGTTAATTGAGAAAGCTGACAAGCATCAtgaaaaagaaaactcaaaagatCTACAATCAGAGAGTAGTAGCAAAGGAAAAGAACCAGTTATGTGGAAGGAATCTGAGTATGAAATAGAGATGCAAAGGTTGGGAAGCCCACTAAAGCAATATCGTCCTTTGAGGCGAAAGAATGGGAGCAGACATGCTAGGAAGAGAAACCCCTCCAAGATATTATATGGCAAGGGTATTGCTTGTGTCTCTGGAGACTCTGGAATTGGCAAGACAGAATTAACCTTGGAGTATGCTTACAGGTTCTCTCAAAGATACAAAATGGTACTGTGGGTTGGAGGGGAAGCTAGATATATTCGCCAAAATTATTTGGCTCTGCGGAATCTTTTGGATGTTGACATTAGCAATGAAAACCATTCTCTTAAAAAGGGAAGAGCAAAGTGCTTCGAAGAGCAGGAAGAGGAAGCTATTGCAAGTACTAGAAAAGAACTAATGCGTGACATTCCGTTCTTACTTATAATAGACAATTTGGAGAATGAAAAGGACTGGTGGGACCAAACGGATATCATGGATTTGTTGCCACGATTTGGTGGGGAAACACATGTGATAATAACCACAAGACATCCACGGCTGATGAACTTGGATCCGTTGAACCTTTCTTACTTATCTGGTGCAGAAGCATTGACTTTGATGAAAGGAAGTATAAAGGATTATCCTATAGTGGAGATTGATGCTCTCAAGGTCATTGAGGAGAAGCTTGGCAGGCTTACCCTTGGTCTTTCTATAGTAGGTGCCATTCTTTCTGAGCTTCCTATCATGCCAAGTAGACTTCTTGATACTATAAATAGAATGCCTATGCGAGATTTATCATGGACTGACAAAGAGACAATTACATTCAGTAAAAAAGCAGCTCTTGTTCAACTTCTAGATGTTTGTCTTTCAATCTTTGATCATGCAGATGGACCAAGAAGTTTGGCAACTAGAATGGTTCAGGTAAGTGGTTGGTTTGCTCCTTCTGCAATTCCAATCTCTCTCTTAGCTTTTGCCGCTCACAAGGTTCCAGAGAAATATGATAGTTCTTCACCTTGGAAGAAGTGCTGGCATGCCTGGACCTGTAGCTTAACTGTTTCTCATAGCAAGAGATCTGAAGCTGAGGCATCTTCTATGTTAATCAGATTTGGATTTGCCAGAAGTAGCAACAAACCTGATTGTGTCCTTGTGCCTGAGCTTATCAAGTTGTATGCTCGTAAAAGAGGAGACATTCGATTTGCTCATGCCATGGTTCAAGCAATTTACCTTAGAGGTTCCATCTCTCTGTTTCCTGAACATATGTGGGCAGCTTGTTTCTTGCTTTTTGGATTTGCATCAGATCCCATCATGGTGAAACTCCGACCGTCTGAGTTGCTTTCTTTCGTGAAACGGGTGGTTCTACCACTTGCAATAAATATGCTTGTAAATTTGTCACAGTGCAACGCCGCATTAGATCTCCTCAGACTCTGTACTGATGTCTTAGAAGTTTCTGCAGAATCTCTCATTTCTCGAAATGAGAAGTGGATTGAAAGATCTTTCTGCTGTGTCAGACAAGTTCAATCGAACTCCCAGAGCACATATCTATGGCAGGAATTATCACTTCTGAGAGCAACTGTTTTAGAGACCAGAGCAAAACTAATGCTTAGAGGAGGACAATATGACAAAGGAGATGATCTCATCCGGGAAGCTATATATATTAGGACTTCAATATGCGGTGAACATCATCCAGACACCGTATCTGCACGAGAGACACTAAGTAAAGTTACAAGACTTCTTACAAATGTCCAAGTCAGTTAATTATCATTTATTTTGAAGTTTGCTATACATTCTTTCATGTGGATT encodes the following:
- the LOC122042444 gene encoding uncharacterized protein LOC122042444, whose product is MELQQESSSVRALFATNLRNPSSSSSAFVSANQSPFFSPRSPATHASGPIKNDNAVSPNDVVASVDQFGSLTGLLQPISNIHFLASNHSPSLDCCSSSNFETPATFYNSNLSLVSSFNGFCNASSSNNSQGIENCHLGHRAKHKRLGKNQGKFSGSRPSPSVSSTNKYRNCDVYIGFHGRKPSLLRYVHWLRAELEIQGISCFTSDRARCRNTRSHDAVEKMMNASTYGVMILTKKSFGNPYSIEELRYFLSKKNLIPIYFDLSAADCLARDIIEKRGDLWEKYGGELWMLYGGLEREWTEAIDGLSRVLDWQLEAFDGNWRYCIMQTVVFLATRLGRRSVVDRINRWRERVEKEEFLFPRNEDFVGRQKELSELELILFGDVTGDGEREYFELKTRHKRRSLLIEKADKHHEKENSKDLQSESSSKGKEPVMWKESEYEIEMQRLGSPLKQYRPLRRKNGSRHARKRNPSKILYGKGIACVSGDSGIGKTELTLEYAYRFSQRYKMVLWVGGEARYIRQNYLALRNLLDVDISNENHSLKKGRAKCFEEQEEEAIASTRKELMRDIPFLLIIDNLENEKDWWDQTDIMDLLPRFGGETHVIITTRHPRLMNLDPLNLSYLSGAEALTLMKGSIKDYPIVEIDALKVIEEKLGRLTLGLSIVGAILSELPIMPSRLLDTINRMPMRDLSWTDKETITFSKKAALVQLLDVCLSIFDHADGPRSLATRMVQVSGWFAPSAIPISLLAFAAHKVPEKYDSSSPWKKCWHAWTCSLTVSHSKRSEAEASSMLIRFGFARSSNKPDCVLVPELIKLYARKRGDIRFAHAMVQAIYLRGSISLFPEHMWAACFLLFGFASDPIMVKLRPSELLSFVKRVVLPLAINMLVNLSQCNAALDLLRLCTDVLEVSAESLISRNEKWIERSFCCVRQVQSNSQSTYLWQELSLLRATVLETRAKLMLRGGQYDKGDDLIREAIYIRTSICGEHHPDTVSARETLSKVTRLLTNVQVS